One window from the genome of Aeromonas sp. FDAARGOS 1405 encodes:
- a CDS encoding TonB-dependent receptor — translation MLRKSRISAAIAFALASLAAAPSVSAEEGQNVEKLQKIKVTGSRISRVDVEGATPVVSVSKAQIEQSGQQTVADYLKQASYNSFGGFSPSSGSSAQSQATVGLRGLGSERTLVLLNGKRVAGSPSMGGTSINLNTIPMAAVERVEVNLDGGSALYGSDAIGGVINVILKEGFEGLTFQGRLGSPTEEGGDEKSGSVVAGVNGEKGSLMMVYEHDEKDVIYYRDRDYLALQGAMSPSVAGRNIMDLDTGDLKQLAGINCANVGTGFVEQDGLCNFDFAKVAAKTASRSRDTVYVNGRYHINDSVDFVPQFIGSRVTSFGRFAPAAGSFVSDDPALLAANGITGGQAAIFYRFNNIGPRDNDVTDFTGSMNLGFDGVLPTEAVGDVEWNAGYMYSKTDNTSDGSGYILKSAARNAIKDGKFTNGEFDKSVNDLLSYDTSRTSKMDFFQWYGGLGWEMGELPAGPIGWYWGSEYNDWTYSDTYDSQSEAGNVIGSSGNSGGGVRDVFATYIESLIPITEQVELNLAGRYDKYSDFGSAFSPKASLRYQPLDNLMFRTSWSQSFRAPGLDDLYAADSFSADYAKDYVRCNATGTANCPEKQYDVTRQSNKNLKEETADTFTIGAAYNPLDNLNLSLDYYYIKIDDVIQLATAQTQIYQELNSGSNPNVIRLPNGTIKEIKAGMVNLGQLKTSGVDFKADYKYDFNTFTLRYDFGGTYILQYEEGLFAGGPMIDKKGWNGKPDLRLNSGIGANFPQLWNLDTYLSANYIDSQSQDYVDGQEEGHIASNTVWNLNVAVDTSWNGKIQTGVKNMFNRGPSLSNDGFTYDEDLYSIDGRIYYIDYTQKF, via the coding sequence ATGCTTAGGAAGAGCAGAATCTCTGCTGCGATTGCGTTCGCCTTGGCGAGCCTTGCGGCGGCCCCATCCGTATCTGCCGAAGAAGGGCAGAACGTCGAAAAACTGCAGAAAATCAAAGTCACTGGCTCCCGTATCTCCCGTGTTGATGTTGAGGGGGCGACTCCGGTTGTCTCTGTCAGCAAGGCTCAAATTGAACAGTCTGGTCAGCAGACTGTGGCGGATTATCTGAAACAGGCCTCCTACAACTCCTTTGGTGGTTTCTCCCCATCCTCCGGTAGTTCTGCCCAGTCACAAGCCACAGTAGGGCTGCGTGGCTTGGGCTCAGAACGTACCCTGGTGCTTCTCAATGGCAAACGTGTTGCTGGATCCCCCTCCATGGGGGGCACTTCCATCAACCTTAACACCATCCCCATGGCTGCTGTTGAGCGGGTGGAAGTTAACCTGGACGGCGGCTCCGCACTCTATGGTTCTGATGCCATCGGCGGTGTTATCAACGTGATCCTCAAGGAGGGTTTCGAAGGGTTGACATTCCAAGGGCGTCTTGGCTCACCAACCGAAGAGGGCGGTGATGAGAAGAGTGGCTCTGTGGTTGCGGGCGTCAATGGGGAGAAAGGGTCCCTGATGATGGTTTACGAGCACGATGAGAAGGACGTGATCTACTATCGTGACCGTGACTATCTGGCTTTACAAGGTGCAATGTCCCCCAGCGTTGCTGGCCGTAACATCATGGATTTAGATACAGGAGATCTGAAGCAGCTTGCAGGTATCAACTGTGCCAATGTCGGGACCGGCTTTGTTGAGCAGGATGGTTTGTGCAACTTTGATTTCGCCAAGGTCGCAGCTAAAACAGCCTCTCGTTCTCGCGATACTGTCTATGTGAATGGTCGCTATCACATCAATGACAGCGTGGATTTTGTTCCTCAGTTTATCGGCTCTCGGGTGACCAGTTTTGGCCGCTTTGCCCCTGCTGCGGGCTCGTTTGTGAGTGATGATCCTGCGTTGTTGGCTGCGAACGGAATCACTGGCGGTCAGGCTGCAATTTTCTATCGATTTAACAATATTGGTCCCCGTGATAACGATGTGACTGACTTTACCGGCAGCATGAACCTGGGCTTTGACGGTGTACTACCTACCGAGGCCGTTGGGGATGTTGAATGGAACGCCGGTTACATGTACTCCAAGACTGACAATACCAGCGATGGTAGCGGTTATATCCTCAAAAGTGCTGCCCGTAATGCAATCAAAGATGGCAAGTTCACCAATGGTGAGTTTGATAAGTCAGTAAATGATCTGTTGTCCTACGATACCTCGCGTACTTCCAAGATGGACTTTTTCCAGTGGTATGGCGGTTTGGGTTGGGAAATGGGCGAACTGCCTGCCGGTCCAATCGGTTGGTACTGGGGCTCCGAGTATAACGACTGGACTTACTCCGATACCTATGACAGTCAGTCTGAAGCAGGCAACGTCATAGGTTCATCTGGCAACTCCGGTGGTGGTGTGCGCGATGTGTTTGCCACCTACATCGAGAGCCTGATCCCCATCACCGAGCAGGTCGAGCTGAACCTGGCGGGTCGTTATGACAAGTACAGCGACTTTGGCAGCGCCTTCTCGCCCAAAGCGAGCCTGCGTTACCAGCCGCTAGACAACCTGATGTTCCGGACCTCCTGGTCCCAGTCGTTCCGGGCGCCGGGGCTGGATGATCTCTATGCCGCAGACTCATTCTCTGCTGACTATGCCAAGGACTATGTACGCTGCAATGCTACCGGCACAGCTAACTGTCCTGAGAAACAGTATGACGTTACCCGTCAGTCCAATAAAAATCTGAAGGAGGAGACAGCTGATACCTTCACTATCGGGGCTGCTTACAACCCGCTGGACAACTTGAATCTGTCACTCGATTACTACTACATCAAGATTGATGATGTGATCCAGCTAGCCACGGCACAGACCCAGATTTATCAGGAACTGAACAGTGGCAGCAACCCGAACGTAATTCGTCTCCCCAACGGTACCATCAAGGAGATCAAGGCTGGCATGGTCAATTTGGGGCAACTCAAGACCAGTGGTGTAGATTTTAAAGCCGATTACAAGTACGACTTCAACACCTTCACCCTGCGTTATGACTTCGGTGGTACTTACATCCTGCAGTACGAAGAGGGGCTGTTTGCCGGTGGTCCGATGATCGACAAGAAGGGCTGGAATGGTAAACCCGACTTGCGCCTCAACTCCGGGATCGGTGCCAACTTCCCGCAGCTGTGGAATCTGGATACCTACCTGAGCGCCAACTATATCGATTCCCAGAGCCAGGACTATGTTGATGGTCAGGAAGAGGGTCATATCGCTTCCAACACCGTCTGGAACCTGAACGTGGCGGTCGATACCAGCTGGAATGGCAAGATCCAGACCGGTGTGAAGAACATGTTCAACCGTGGCCCCTCCTTGTCCAACGATGGCTTCACTTACGATGAAGACCTCTACAGCATCGACGGTCGCATCTACTACATCGACTACACCCAGAAGTTCTAA
- a CDS encoding ABC transporter permease subunit → MLSYFLRRMLLIIPTFLGITLLVFTITRFVPGGPVERMLLQAQVSQNESGRSSGSKGAQALSDEQIEELKAFYGLDKPMLVAYWEWLQKLAVLDLGESTRYYEPVWDLIKDRLPVTAFFGLATFLLSYAVSIPLGVAKALRHNSRFDSLSSMLIYMAYALPAYVVGIFLITVFAFHLEWLPMGGFPGDDFEYMESSWDQIRTVFAHALLPLIAYAIGDFAILTMTMKNSLMENLSADYVRTAVAKGLPFRKAVTDHAMRNSLIPIASHLGSVLTVFFGGSFLIETIFNIDGIGLLGYEAIVERDYPTVMGILAITSMLMLIGNILSDICVALVDPRVRFGD, encoded by the coding sequence ATGCTGTCGTATTTCCTACGCCGGATGCTTCTGATCATCCCGACGTTTCTCGGTATCACCCTGCTCGTCTTCACCATCACCCGTTTCGTGCCGGGCGGACCGGTTGAACGCATGCTGCTGCAAGCCCAGGTTTCCCAGAATGAATCTGGCCGCTCCAGTGGCAGCAAGGGGGCACAGGCCCTCTCAGATGAGCAGATCGAGGAGCTCAAGGCCTTCTATGGTCTCGACAAGCCCATGCTGGTCGCCTACTGGGAGTGGCTGCAGAAGCTGGCGGTGCTGGATCTGGGCGAATCAACCCGCTACTACGAGCCGGTGTGGGATCTCATCAAGGATCGACTCCCCGTCACCGCCTTCTTCGGGCTGGCGACCTTTCTGCTGAGCTATGCGGTCTCCATCCCGCTGGGGGTGGCGAAGGCGCTCAGGCACAACAGCCGCTTCGACTCGTTAAGCTCCATGCTTATCTACATGGCCTATGCCCTGCCCGCCTACGTGGTGGGGATCTTCCTCATCACCGTCTTCGCCTTCCATCTGGAGTGGCTGCCGATGGGCGGTTTTCCGGGGGATGATTTTGAGTACATGGAGAGCAGTTGGGATCAGATCCGCACCGTCTTTGCCCATGCCCTGCTGCCGCTTATCGCCTACGCCATCGGCGATTTCGCCATCCTCACCATGACCATGAAAAACAGCCTGATGGAGAACCTGTCGGCCGATTATGTGCGTACCGCCGTGGCCAAGGGACTGCCGTTTCGCAAGGCGGTCACCGACCACGCCATGCGCAACAGCCTGATCCCCATCGCCAGTCACTTGGGGTCTGTGCTCACCGTTTTCTTTGGCGGCTCCTTCCTCATCGAGACCATCTTCAACATCGACGGCATCGGCCTGCTCGGTTACGAGGCGATCGTCGAGCGGGATTACCCCACCGTTATGGGCATTCTGGCCATCACCTCCATGCTGATGCTGATTGGCAATATCCTCTCCGATATCTGCGTGGCCCTGGTTGATCCGCGCGTACGGTTTGGAGACTGA
- a CDS encoding ABC transporter permease yields MKLNPVTLKKLKRFKSIKRGYYSFIIFTTLVLLSLLAELLVNSRALIVSYQGQLHFPTYGDVIPGQQFGLDYEYETNYRQLKAKFAAEGQGDWVLLPPVPWNPYEQDFKEDAYPPYAPSAAERHFLGTDTSGRDVLARLVYGFRIAIGFAFIALAASYAIGVTIGCLMGFLGGRFDLILQRFIEIWSQVPFLYVIMILVSLAKPNFGLFVAINVLFGWMGITWYMRTLTYKERARDYVMAARAQGATTGRIIFNHILPNTLMMIVTLAPFAVVGNISTLTALDYLGFGLAPPTPSWGELLSQGINNLDAIWIVSSVVAAVSLVLIMVSFIGEAIREAFDPRKFTRYQ; encoded by the coding sequence ATGAAGCTCAATCCGGTTACCTTGAAAAAACTCAAGCGCTTCAAGTCGATCAAGCGCGGTTACTACTCCTTCATCATCTTCACCACCCTGGTGCTGCTCTCCCTGCTGGCGGAGCTGCTGGTCAACAGCCGGGCGCTGATAGTGAGCTATCAGGGCCAGTTGCACTTCCCCACCTATGGCGATGTGATCCCCGGCCAGCAGTTCGGGCTCGATTACGAGTACGAAACCAACTACCGCCAGCTCAAGGCCAAGTTTGCCGCAGAGGGCCAGGGCGACTGGGTGCTGCTGCCGCCGGTCCCCTGGAACCCCTACGAGCAGGACTTCAAGGAGGATGCCTACCCGCCATACGCCCCCAGCGCGGCCGAGCGCCACTTCCTCGGCACCGACACCAGCGGCCGCGACGTACTGGCGCGACTGGTCTACGGCTTTCGCATCGCCATCGGCTTTGCCTTTATCGCGCTGGCGGCCAGTTACGCCATCGGGGTCACCATCGGCTGTCTGATGGGCTTTCTCGGCGGCCGCTTTGACCTCATTCTGCAACGCTTTATCGAGATCTGGTCCCAGGTGCCGTTTCTCTACGTCATCATGATCCTGGTGTCGCTGGCCAAGCCCAACTTCGGCTTGTTTGTCGCCATCAACGTGCTGTTCGGCTGGATGGGGATCACCTGGTATATGCGCACCCTCACCTACAAGGAACGGGCACGGGACTATGTGATGGCGGCGCGGGCGCAAGGAGCGACCACCGGGCGGATCATCTTCAACCACATCCTGCCCAACACCCTGATGATGATCGTCACCCTGGCGCCGTTTGCCGTGGTGGGCAATATCTCGACCCTGACGGCGCTCGACTATCTGGGCTTCGGGCTGGCTCCGCCGACCCCGAGCTGGGGAGAGCTGCTCTCCCAGGGCATCAACAATCTGGATGCCATCTGGATCGTCAGCTCGGTGGTGGCCGCGGTGAGTCTGGTGCTGATCATGGTCTCCTTTATCGGCGAGGCGATCCGCGAGGCGTTCGATCCGCGCAAATTTACCCGTTACCAATAA
- a CDS encoding extracellular solute-binding protein, with product MKNKIKWIGALFVLVNGSWVWAASLPADLKWETNETDPVFASPKALPGGSLNMFVESFPLTFRTVGPDSNGSFRSFILDNQLRLISFHPNTGNPIPSLATHWAIAPDSQTVYFKLDPRAKWSDGKPVNADDYTFGYEMMRSKHIKGPWFNNYYTTEVVAVEKIDDHTIMVKAGNRKAKMDLLNTTELWPQPKHYYKLTPNWVKQYNWAVVPTTGPYVISDVKKGKSVTFSKQKDWWAKDDRYNQHRFNIDTIKVQVIRDHNIAFRHFLKGEIDTFEMILPNWWHEKAVTPEYKKGYVQKVMAMTDTKQGGQGVHLNVANPKLADVNVRLGIQHAFNIDKMIETVLRGDYDRATTFDSGFGEFTDITLPERAYDIGKAREYFAKGGYNKPGPDGILQNEKGERLTLALTYTSQEHSKRLTVLKEEAKKAGLDLELNLVDGATGFKVMLEKKHEAAWLGWGGGGLYPQYWEFFHSANANKPQTNNLFNVADKELDALIDAYNVEFDMAKRAKLSQQIQQRIYDLAIFVPGVQLNYVRASSWRYVMLPEVPATKNTPDLLYWPMDGYPHSSGGLLWLDPKVKEETRNAKEAGEALAPINLLDKTYARH from the coding sequence ATGAAAAATAAAATCAAATGGATAGGTGCTCTCTTTGTGCTGGTAAACGGATCCTGGGTCTGGGCGGCCAGCCTGCCCGCGGATCTCAAATGGGAGACCAATGAGACGGATCCTGTGTTCGCCTCCCCCAAGGCACTGCCGGGCGGCAGTCTCAATATGTTTGTGGAGAGCTTTCCGCTGACGTTCCGCACCGTGGGGCCTGACTCCAACGGATCGTTCCGCTCCTTTATTCTCGATAACCAGTTGCGACTCATCAGCTTCCACCCCAATACCGGCAACCCCATTCCGTCGCTCGCGACCCACTGGGCCATCGCGCCAGACAGCCAGACCGTCTACTTCAAGCTGGATCCCCGCGCCAAATGGTCGGATGGCAAGCCGGTCAATGCTGACGACTACACCTTCGGCTACGAGATGATGCGCTCCAAACACATCAAGGGGCCCTGGTTCAACAACTACTACACCACTGAAGTGGTAGCGGTAGAGAAGATCGATGATCACACCATTATGGTCAAAGCGGGCAACCGCAAGGCCAAGATGGACCTGCTCAACACCACCGAGCTGTGGCCCCAGCCCAAGCACTACTACAAGCTGACCCCCAACTGGGTGAAGCAGTACAACTGGGCCGTGGTGCCCACCACCGGCCCCTACGTGATCAGCGACGTCAAGAAGGGCAAGTCGGTCACCTTCAGCAAACAGAAGGATTGGTGGGCAAAAGACGATCGCTACAACCAGCACAGATTCAACATCGACACCATCAAGGTGCAGGTGATCCGCGACCACAACATCGCCTTTCGCCACTTCCTGAAAGGGGAGATCGATACCTTCGAGATGATCCTGCCCAACTGGTGGCATGAAAAAGCGGTCACCCCGGAGTACAAAAAAGGCTACGTGCAGAAGGTAATGGCCATGACCGACACCAAACAGGGCGGTCAGGGGGTGCACCTCAATGTGGCCAACCCCAAGCTGGCGGACGTGAACGTGCGCCTCGGCATCCAGCACGCCTTCAACATCGACAAGATGATCGAGACCGTGCTGCGCGGCGATTACGACAGAGCCACCACCTTCGACTCGGGCTTTGGCGAGTTCACTGACATCACGCTGCCGGAGCGGGCTTATGACATCGGCAAGGCGCGGGAGTACTTTGCCAAGGGCGGCTACAACAAGCCGGGGCCGGACGGCATCCTGCAAAATGAGAAGGGTGAGCGGCTGACGCTGGCGCTCACCTACACCAGTCAGGAGCACTCCAAGCGACTGACCGTGCTGAAAGAAGAGGCCAAGAAAGCGGGTCTGGATCTGGAGCTTAACCTAGTGGATGGCGCCACCGGCTTCAAGGTGATGCTGGAGAAGAAACACGAAGCGGCCTGGCTTGGCTGGGGCGGCGGCGGTCTCTATCCGCAATATTGGGAGTTTTTCCACTCCGCCAACGCCAACAAACCGCAGACCAACAACCTGTTCAACGTGGCTGACAAGGAGCTCGACGCGCTGATCGACGCCTACAACGTCGAATTCGACATGGCCAAGCGGGCCAAGCTCTCCCAGCAGATCCAGCAGCGCATCTATGATCTCGCCATCTTCGTGCCCGGGGTGCAGCTCAACTATGTACGGGCCAGCAGCTGGCGTTATGTGATGCTGCCGGAGGTGCCTGCCACCAAGAACACGCCGGATCTGCTCTACTGGCCGATGGACGGTTATCCTCATAGTAGTGGCGGTTTGCTCTGGCTCGATCCCAAGGTGAAGGAAGAGACCCGCAACGCCAAGGAGGCAGGGGAGGCGCTGGCGCCCATCAACCTGCTCGACAAGACCTATGCACGTCATTGA
- a CDS encoding ABC transporter ATP-binding protein, translated as MPNTQASILDVPDNGGEFAVDSGQHPAPILEVRDLEVEFAVDDGKIKVLDGVSFKVAPGQTLGIVGESGCGKSVTSLAIMGLLPKPHGQVVAGSIRFQGEELLSLAPDQMYKVRGNRISMIFQEPMTALNPVQTVGEQLMEVFRLHRPEYDKAQRKAAAIAMLQKVGIPEPAQRFAVYPHNLSGGMRQRVMIAMALSCEPDLLICDEPTTALDVTIQAQILELMKELQAQTGMAIIFITHDLGVVAELCDEVVVMYAGRAVEQADVFELFDHPRHPYTHGLMSSIPRLEDEPKSLLKTIKGQVPALHEMPAGCRFSNRCPHATDLCISAIPAVEQLNPRHHVACHYWKELTP; from the coding sequence ATGCCCAACACCCAGGCCTCCATTCTTGACGTACCGGATAACGGGGGGGAGTTCGCCGTTGATAGCGGCCAGCACCCAGCCCCAATCCTCGAAGTACGCGATCTCGAAGTGGAGTTCGCCGTCGACGACGGCAAGATCAAGGTGCTCGACGGGGTCAGCTTCAAGGTGGCCCCGGGTCAGACTCTGGGGATCGTCGGCGAGTCCGGCTGTGGCAAGAGTGTCACTTCACTCGCCATCATGGGGCTCTTGCCCAAACCCCATGGTCAGGTGGTAGCCGGCTCCATCCGCTTTCAGGGGGAAGAGCTGCTGTCGCTTGCGCCGGATCAGATGTACAAGGTGCGCGGCAACCGCATCTCGATGATCTTTCAGGAGCCGATGACGGCCCTCAACCCGGTGCAGACGGTGGGGGAGCAGCTGATGGAGGTGTTTCGCCTCCACCGCCCCGAGTATGACAAGGCCCAGCGCAAAGCCGCGGCCATTGCCATGCTGCAGAAGGTGGGGATCCCGGAACCGGCCCAGCGCTTTGCCGTTTACCCTCACAACCTCTCCGGCGGTATGCGCCAGCGGGTGATGATCGCCATGGCGCTCTCCTGCGAGCCAGACCTGCTTATCTGCGACGAACCGACCACGGCGCTGGATGTCACCATTCAGGCCCAGATCCTCGAACTGATGAAAGAGCTGCAGGCCCAGACCGGGATGGCCATCATCTTTATCACTCACGATCTGGGGGTAGTGGCGGAGCTGTGCGACGAAGTGGTGGTGATGTACGCCGGGCGGGCGGTAGAGCAGGCCGACGTGTTCGAGCTGTTTGACCACCCCCGTCACCCCTATACCCACGGCTTGATGAGCTCGATCCCGCGACTCGAGGATGAGCCCAAGAGCCTGCTCAAGACCATCAAGGGACAGGTGCCAGCCCTGCACGAGATGCCCGCTGGCTGCCGCTTCTCCAACCGCTGCCCCCATGCGACCGATCTCTGCATCAGCGCCATTCCGGCGGTGGAGCAACTCAATCCGCGCCACCATGTCGCCTGTCACTACTGGAAGGAGTTGACCCCATGA
- a CDS encoding ABC transporter ATP-binding protein, whose amino-acid sequence MSTLLSVRDLKQHFRLGGGFLRKQYTVHAVDGISFDLKQGETLGLVGESGCGKSTLGRSLLKLFEPTAGTITFEGRDITALSPKEMRSLRQEMQMVFQDPAESLNSRHTVGQILEEPFIIHGKGNTEQRRGWVQELLAKVGLPGSAVDRYPHEFSGGQRQRIGIARAIALKPKLLVCDEAVSALDVSVQSQIVNLLLSLQREMNLSIIFIAHDLSVVKHISDRIAVMYLGRIVELADAQSLYLAPRHPYTQALISAIPVPDPRRRSQRILLTGDVPSPISPPSGCHFHQRCPHATELCKSKAPKLEVCDEAHHQVACHTPLAVGGHAISGNAMSGDSRLEQAS is encoded by the coding sequence ATGAGCACTCTGTTATCGGTCAGGGATCTGAAACAGCACTTCCGGCTGGGAGGCGGGTTCCTGCGCAAGCAATATACGGTTCACGCGGTGGATGGCATCAGCTTCGACCTGAAACAGGGGGAGACGCTGGGGCTGGTGGGTGAGTCGGGCTGCGGCAAGTCCACCCTCGGGCGCAGCCTGCTCAAGCTGTTCGAGCCGACCGCGGGCACCATCACTTTCGAGGGGCGCGATATCACCGCCCTCAGCCCGAAGGAGATGCGCTCCCTGCGTCAGGAGATGCAGATGGTGTTTCAGGATCCTGCAGAATCCCTCAACAGCCGCCACACCGTGGGCCAGATCCTAGAGGAGCCCTTTATCATCCACGGTAAAGGCAACACTGAGCAGCGGCGCGGGTGGGTGCAAGAGCTGCTGGCAAAAGTGGGCCTGCCGGGCAGCGCGGTGGATCGCTACCCCCACGAGTTTTCCGGCGGTCAGCGCCAGCGGATCGGCATCGCCCGCGCCATCGCCCTCAAGCCCAAGCTGCTGGTATGCGACGAGGCGGTCTCGGCCCTCGATGTCTCGGTGCAGTCGCAGATCGTCAACCTGCTGCTCAGCCTGCAGCGGGAGATGAACCTCTCCATCATCTTCATCGCCCACGATCTGTCGGTGGTCAAACACATCTCGGATCGGATTGCAGTGATGTATCTGGGACGGATCGTCGAACTGGCGGATGCCCAGTCGCTCTATCTGGCGCCGCGCCACCCTTACACCCAGGCGCTGATCTCCGCCATTCCGGTACCGGACCCGCGCAGGCGCAGCCAGCGCATTCTGCTGACCGGCGATGTGCCCTCCCCCATCTCGCCGCCAAGCGGCTGCCACTTCCACCAGCGCTGCCCCCATGCGACCGAGTTGTGCAAAAGCAAGGCGCCCAAGCTTGAGGTGTGTGATGAGGCCCATCATCAGGTGGCCTGCCACACCCCGCTCGCCGTCGGTGGTCACGCTATCAGCGGCAACGCCATGAGCGGCGACAGCAGGCTGGAGCAGGCGAGCTAG
- a CDS encoding YitT family protein → MDNTSIRTAHPIYEDVLALLTAAGFVSLGIFLFHQVGLLTGGTAGLALLLQKVTGISFGLLFFGINLPFYALAWLRMGPRFTFNTFVSVAAVSYMTDHLNGVLQIGKIEPLYAALIGGTLIGMGLLIMFRHKSSLGGFNILALFIQDRFGIRAGKLQMGLDCAIVVASFFVVQPWILALSIVAAVICNLVLTLNHKPGRYQIA, encoded by the coding sequence ATGGACAACACCTCGATTCGCACTGCTCATCCTATTTATGAGGATGTGCTGGCCCTGCTGACGGCGGCCGGCTTTGTTTCCCTCGGCATCTTTCTGTTTCATCAGGTTGGCCTGCTCACCGGCGGGACTGCCGGGCTGGCGCTGCTGCTGCAAAAGGTGACCGGCATCAGCTTCGGCCTGCTGTTTTTCGGCATCAACCTGCCCTTCTATGCGCTGGCATGGCTGCGGATGGGGCCACGTTTTACCTTCAACACCTTTGTCTCGGTGGCGGCGGTCTCCTACATGACCGATCACCTCAACGGGGTGTTGCAGATCGGCAAGATAGAGCCTCTCTATGCGGCGCTGATCGGCGGCACCCTGATTGGCATGGGGCTGCTCATCATGTTCCGTCACAAGTCGAGTCTGGGGGGCTTCAACATTCTGGCGCTCTTTATTCAGGATCGTTTTGGCATCCGGGCGGGCAAGCTGCAGATGGGGCTTGATTGCGCCATTGTTGTCGCCTCGTTTTTCGTGGTGCAGCCCTGGATCCTGGCGCTCTCCATCGTGGCGGCGGTTATCTGTAATCTGGTGTTGACACTCAACCACAAGCCCGGCCGTTACCAGATTGCCTGA
- a CDS encoding NAD-dependent epimerase, which translates to MTYLVTGVAGFIGFHVASRLCAAGHQVVGIDNLNDYYEVSLKEARLAQLASFPHFQFERLDLADREAMAALFASHRFERVIHLGAQAGVRYSIENPFAYADSNLTGMLTVLEGCRHHGIQHLIYASSSSVYGMGDQMPYSTAQQADHPVSLYAATKKSGELMAHAYSTLYGLPTTGLRLFTVYGPWGRPDMAIIKFTRAILAGEPIDVYNHGDISRDFTFIDDIVEGILAVADQPPRPNPDWHASEQSPAESAAPYRILNIGHGQPVRLLDFIEALEEALGKPAIKRMLPMQAGDMHATWADSEPLHTLTGLRPTTSIKEGVAAFVRWYLDYYQPGA; encoded by the coding sequence ATGACCTATCTGGTCACCGGTGTTGCCGGCTTTATCGGTTTTCATGTGGCCAGCCGGCTCTGCGCGGCGGGTCATCAGGTGGTGGGCATCGACAACCTTAACGACTACTACGAGGTGAGTCTGAAAGAGGCGCGGCTGGCCCAACTGGCCAGTTTCCCCCATTTTCAATTCGAGCGGCTGGATCTGGCGGATCGCGAGGCGATGGCGGCTCTCTTTGCCAGCCACCGTTTCGAGCGGGTGATCCATCTGGGGGCGCAGGCGGGGGTGCGTTACTCCATCGAAAATCCGTTCGCCTATGCCGACAGTAACCTCACCGGCATGCTGACGGTGCTGGAGGGATGCCGTCACCACGGGATTCAGCACCTCATCTACGCCTCCTCCAGCTCGGTCTATGGCATGGGGGATCAGATGCCCTACTCCACCGCGCAGCAGGCGGATCACCCGGTCTCCCTCTACGCCGCCACCAAGAAGAGTGGCGAGCTGATGGCTCACGCCTATTCCACGCTCTATGGCCTGCCCACCACAGGGCTGCGCTTATTTACCGTCTACGGCCCCTGGGGGCGGCCCGACATGGCCATCATCAAGTTCACCCGCGCCATCCTCGCGGGCGAGCCTATCGACGTCTATAACCACGGCGATATCAGCCGCGACTTCACCTTTATCGACGACATCGTCGAAGGGATCCTCGCCGTGGCCGACCAGCCGCCCCGCCCCAATCCCGATTGGCACGCCAGCGAGCAAAGCCCGGCCGAGAGCGCCGCGCCCTACCGCATCCTCAACATCGGTCATGGTCAGCCGGTACGGCTGCTCGACTTTATCGAGGCGCTGGAAGAGGCCCTCGGCAAACCCGCCATCAAGCGAATGCTGCCGATGCAGGCGGGCGACATGCACGCCACCTGGGCCGACAGCGAGCCCCTCCACACCCTCACCGGCCTGCGCCCCACCACTTCCATCAAGGAGGGGGTCGCCGCGTTCGTCCGCTGGTATCTCGACTACTACCAACCCGGCGCGTGA
- a CDS encoding DUF2076 domain-containing protein, translating into MQSQEQGLIDGLFDRLKQAQARDSKRDPQADQLIRQHLAQQPDAPYYMAQALLIQQAALTRLNERVKELEASQSAPSSGSFLSGLFGSESSPPPRFTPPPATAPAQPASRASSFLGGALQTAAGVAGGVMLADMIGGLFHSNRPEEIIDIIEPAPIANPVDAEPVRWDGWDSPPDAGSRFLDDDSQSGGWTDSDDNNGGFF; encoded by the coding sequence ATGCAATCACAGGAACAGGGTCTGATCGATGGACTGTTCGACCGCCTCAAGCAAGCGCAAGCCAGGGATAGCAAGCGAGACCCACAAGCGGATCAGCTGATCCGCCAGCATCTGGCCCAGCAGCCCGATGCCCCCTACTACATGGCCCAGGCGCTGCTGATCCAGCAGGCAGCCCTTACTCGCCTCAACGAGCGGGTCAAGGAGCTGGAAGCCAGCCAGAGCGCCCCGAGCAGCGGCAGTTTTCTCTCCGGCCTGTTTGGTAGCGAAAGCAGCCCGCCCCCGCGCTTTACGCCTCCACCGGCAACTGCGCCTGCCCAGCCCGCGTCCCGTGCCAGCTCATTTTTAGGGGGCGCCCTGCAAACCGCCGCGGGTGTGGCCGGTGGCGTCATGTTGGCCGATATGATCGGCGGACTGTTTCATAGCAACCGACCCGAGGAGATCATCGACATCATAGAGCCTGCCCCCATCGCCAATCCGGTCGATGCGGAACCGGTTCGCTGGGACGGCTGGGATTCACCTCCCGATGCTGGCAGCCGTTTTCTCGACGACGATAGCCAGAGTGGCGGCTGGACCGACAGTGACGATAACAACGGCGGTTTCTTCTGA